The Ornithodoros turicata isolate Travis chromosome 7, ASM3712646v1, whole genome shotgun sequence genome includes a region encoding these proteins:
- the LOC135401752 gene encoding endothelin-converting enzyme 2-like: MMKRRQRTLWDIWADSPDGSITIRVSSPKLKKQPPNEKWRPRLSTTALHETLSSYTPQHESEHTTCHKWRCVTICVAALVTVCVILGSFILLHIGHSARRDEYSICRTRPCTLYATLLNRSIDMDQDPCNNFYSYVCNGWDRKEQESVYWTHLIAYSTLLADNLYIRVHPHNQSAVEKAIKFYLSCRRASAGNPGEIEEFRKLWEHCGIYWPKATENANLFKTLVLLYDTFQQENILNFRAPRFEDDSLYIFLGDQLLGLYRISAHIKNASGYQDYYESIQRILKPRGTKESELLPYKELVEIESAIQNGLLFTQYNTTSFTTNLSQISELTPNIRANRWLEALTLLHLPENTSISIQNEGYIRAFDSIFRLISEKELHRYVGWVNIQQMAPFINRDLLLAASGVTSHPSEFALGSCLYRTEVFMGWAMYANTAAVTFTPVAIEDLHSSIKNIADATMEQVKLPWLPLKRALIKSELKKWRFDLMKYPDRSPTSLDAIFANMSDMGDSLMENWNEAVKGLAGTNQTALALNRAPFVLQVIKNRYFDLYNEAEGTYRLPPTAAVMPLYEYGISEAVKYGGLGLLLAQGALAIVRYHANVTSGCFEKSLEGSLWKDKNIRNRAISLSIAWVAFSRRSSGEVRLQFLRTLTDKQMFFVATCYLLCGQQERKYYVRMCNEPLKHNSKFAEAFQCSDDSPMNQGKKCELLTT; the protein is encoded by the coding sequence AAGAAACAACCGCCGAACGAGAAATGGCGACCAAGACTTTCCACGACCGCTCTCCACGAAACACTATCATCCTATACTCCACAGCACGAGTCGGAGCACACAACATGCCATAAATGGAGATGTGTAACAATCTGCGTGGCGGCTCTCGTCACTGTTTGCGTTATTCTAGGCTCCTTCATTCTTCTGCACATCGGCCATTCAGCCAGAAGAGACGAATATTCAATCTGCCGAACGCGCCCTTGCACACTTTATGCCACCTTGCTAAACAGATCCATCGACATGGACCAAGACCCTTGCAACAACTTCTACAGCTACGTCTGCAACGGGTGGGACCGCAAAGAACAAGAGTCTGTCTACTGGACCCACTTGATCGCCTACAGTACCCTACTGGCTGATAATCTTTACATAAGGGTCCATCCCCACAACCAGAGCGCCGTCGAGAAAGCCATCAAATTCTATCTGTCCTGTCGAAGGGCAAGCGCTGGTAACCCAGGAGAGATAGAGGAGTTCCGAAAGCTGTGGGAGCACTGTGGAATTTATTGGCCGAAAGCGACGGAAAATGCGAACCTATTTAAGACGCTGGTTCTCCTCTACGACACCTTCCAACAGGAGAACATCTTAAATTTCAGGGCCCCTCGATTTGAAGACGACTCCTTGTACATATTTCTAGGCGATCAACTCTTAGGTCTGTACCGCATAAGCGCCCACATCAAGAATGCATCGGGTTACCAGGACTATTACGAAAGTATACAGAGAATACTGAAGCCTCGCGGCACCAAGGAAAGCGAGTTACTGCCGTACAAAGAGTTGGTCGAAATTGAAAGTGCTATTCAAAATGGTTTGCTATTCACGCAGTATAACACCACAAGTTTCACCACGAACCTTAGCCAAATTTCAGAACTTACACCGAACATAAGAGCAAACCGATGGCTGGAAGCATTGACGTTACTTCACCTTCCAGAGAATACATCTATCTCCATCCAGAATGAGGGCTACATAAGAGCGTTCGACAGCATTTTCAGACTAATTAGCGAAAAGGAACTTCACCGTTACGTCGGCTGGGTTAAcatccaacagatggcgccctTCATCAACCGCGATCTCCTTTTGGCTGCCAGCGGAGTGACGTCACACCCTTCCGAATTCGCCTTGGGTTCTTGCCTATACCGCACAGAGGTGTTCATGGGATGGGCCATGTATGCCAACACGGCCGCGGTCACATTCACCCCAGTGGCCATAGAGGACCTCCACAGCTCCATAAAGAACATTGCCGATGCTACCATGGAACAGGTGAAGCTTCCCTGGCTGCCCCTGAAAAGAGCTCTGATAAAATCTGAACTTAAGAAGTGGCGCTTCGACCTCATGAAGTATCCTGATAGATCACCGACGAGCCTCGATGCCATCTTCGCGAACATGTCCGACATGGGAGACAGTCTTATGGAGAACTGGAATGAAGCAGTAAAAGGATTAGCTGGTACGAACCAGACGGCCCTGGCTTTGAACCGTGCTCCCTTTGTTCTCCAGGTGATCAAGAACAGGTATTTCGACTTGTATAATGAAGCAGAAGGAACGTACAGATTACCACCGACGGCTGCAGTAATGCCACTGTACGAGTATGGTATCAGTGAAGCTGTCAAGTACGGAGGGTTGGGCTTATTGCTCGCCCAGGGTGCACTCGCAATTGTGCGATATCACGCTAACGTTACTTCGGGCTGTTTCGAAAAGTCTTTGGAAGGCAGCCTTTGGAAGGACAAGAACATTAGGAATAGGGCCATTTCGTTGAGCATTGCTTGGGTAGCATTTTCTAGGCGTTCGTCCGGTGAAGTACGACTTCAATTTCTGCGAACATTGACGGACAAGCAGATGTTCTTCGTAGCCACCTGTTACCTTCTCTGTGGTCAACAAGAACGAAAATACTACGTACGAATGTGCAATGAGCCCCTCAAGCATAATTCCAAGTTTGCAGAAGCCTTTCAGTGCTCTGACGACAGTCCTATGAATCAAGGGAAGAAGTGTGAGCTCCTCACGACGTGA